The nucleotide window AATCGCCTTTTTAGGAACAAACCAAACGACAAACTGCCTTATCTGGCCGCGTCTGCACGAGAAAACCCTCCAAAAACTAAATTGGATCGAAATGGATAAATCAGAATAAGGCTGCCTTTCCTAAGAGGTCCGCATATTTGACATAAAATAATGTTATGTACTTTTTTGTAAAATACAGACCTTGTTtactaaagtaaaaaaaaagttacttaaTCAGCCAAAAAAGTGAGAGGCTACAGGCCCCCCAGCCTCACCCCCTGCGCGGTACCTGCGTACTCCCCTACCACCATGCTTAATGTTGGGTATGCCGAAATATTTGTGCTTGTTGTATAGTCTCTTTTGAGACCAAAAGTGACTCGGGTGAGGGGAAATAGGGAAGAAAATAATTGCGAAAGGAAGATGTTCGGAGTGGTGCCTTAGTGTAATTTGTCGAGGATTGCAGCTGTAAAATTCTCGATATCTTTGCATTGCCTTTTCAGACAattgcatattttttcttaCGACGAGCATGATTAGAAACACGTGGATTTTCGTTATAGTCACATGTCTCCAAAAGCAAGGCGAAGTAGgccaaataaaataataacataaGCACTCTACTCATACTCCTATAATTTCTCCAGGTCACCTTCATTACCAAGTACACGAGCTCAGCTGCTTTGACTGTGCTACATCAGGATGTTAAGGCCACAActtttgttgcctaatagcaagagcacgttcatgatactcctttgcttgcttcaggtcaccttgaccactaagtacattcgctaagttgttataagaacttgcgagaTCAGgttgttgaggccccaaagtttgttctttaatagcaagagcacgctcatgatactcctttgcttgcttcaggtcaccttgaccactaagtacattcgctaagttgttataagaagttgcaaaatcaggatgttgaggccccaaggtttgttgcctaatagcaagagcacgctcatggtACTCCTTTCGTTGGTTCAGCTCACCTTGATATTTAAGTACAGTACCTAGGTTGTTATAGCAACCTACAAACATTGccatgttgaggccccaaagtctgttgcctaatagcaagagcacgctcatgatactcctttgcttgcttcaggtcaccttgacgactaagtacattcgctaagttgttataagaacttgcgacatcaggatgttgaggccccaacgtttgttgcctaatagcaagagcacgctcatgatactcctttgcttgcttcacgtcaccttgatcactaagtacagtagctaagttgtgaTAGGAACTTGCGagatcaggatgttgaggccccaacgtttgttgcctaatagcaagagcacgctcatgatactcctttgcttgcttcaggtcaccttgacgaCTAAGTACATTCGCTAAGTTTTTATAAcaagttgcgacatcaggatgttgaggccccaacgtttgttgcctaatagcaagagcacgctcatgatactcctttccttgcttcaggtcaccttgatcactaagtatattcgctaagttgttataagaacttgcgacatcaggatgttgaggccccaacgtttgttgcctaatagcaagagcacattcatgatactcctttgcttgcttcaggtcaccttgatcactaagtacagtagctaagttgttataggAACTTGCGagatcaggatgttgaggccccaacatttgttgcctaatagcaagagcacgctcatgatactcctttgcttgcttcaggtcaccttgacgactaagtacattcgctaagttgttataacaacttgcgacatcaggatgttgaggccccaaagtttgttctttaatagcaagagcacgctcatgatactcctttgcttgcttcaggtcaccttgatcactaagtataTTCGCTAaattgttataagaacttgcgacatcaggatttTGAGGCCCCAAAgattgttgcctaatagcaagagcacgctcatgatactcctttgcttgcttcaggtcaccttgacgactaagtacattcgctaagttgttataacaacttgcgacatcaggatgttgaggccccaaagtttgttctttaatagcaagagcacgctcatgatactcctttgcttgcttcaggtcaccttgatcactaagtataTTCGCTAaattgttataagaacttgcgacatcaggatttTGAGGCCCCAAAgattgttgcctaatagcaagagcacgctcatgatactcctttgcttgcttcaggtcaccttgacgaCTAAGTACTTccgctaagttgttataagaagttgcgagatcaggatgttgaggccccaaagtttgttctttaatagcaagagcacgctcgtgatactcctttgcttgcttcaggtcaccttgaacactaagtacattcgctaagttgttataagaacttgcgacatcaggatgttgaggccacaacgtttgttgcctaatagcaagagcgcgctcatgatactcctttgcttgcttcaggtcaccttgaccactaagtacattcgctaagttgttataGGAACTTGCGAGAttaggatgttgaggccccaaagtttgttctttaatagcaagagcacgctcatgatactcctttgcttgcttcaggtcaccttgttcactaagtacagtagctaagttgttataggAACTTGCGAGAttaggatgttgaggccccaaagtttgttctttaatagcaagagcacgctcatgatactcctttgcttgcttcaggtcaccttgttcactaagtacagtagctaagttgttataggAACTTGCGAGAttaggatgttgaggccccaaagtttgttgcctaatagcaagagcacgctcatgatactcctttgcttgcttcaggtcaccttgacccctaagtacattcgctaagttgttataagaacttgcgacatcaggatgttgaggccccaaagtttgttgcataatagcaagagcacgctcatgatactcctttgcttgcttcaggtcaccttgaccactaagtacattcgctaagttgttataagaagttgcgagaTCAGggtgttgaggccccaaagtttgttcttTAATAGCAATTAACTTTTGAGCTAAACTAGCAAAGCGTTTTGCTGCTTTCAGGTCGAAATGTACACAAGAAATCAGACCAAAGGCGataaaataacttgaataatCTTTCAAGTTAAAAATCTTATTTTTGATGGCTTCAGATGAgtcattttccttgaaaataGTTTCAACATGCTTTGAAAGGAATCTCAAATGAGGAACTACTAACCTAAATTCCTTAGCAGTATAATCGTCAGTTTCCCTGTCTACTATGAATTGATTCAAAGACAAAATGGACACAGGAACTACTTGAAAACGTTGCGTCTCCCAATTCTGCTTAATAAGACGTTGGATGACATCTCTTACAACTTGATGTATTCGAACGTAGATTTCGCCGTTGTCTTCTTCAAGCAACAGGAGCGAGCTCTTGCGAATCCTCAAACCAATGACATCTTTGTCTTTAAATTCGCCTTCTGTGTTCGTATCGCTATTCTCCTCGACCTTCTGAATGTAGTTGGTTACAATGTCAAGGTTTAATGGATGAGGCGCACAAAGAGAAATAACATTGAATGCGTGTTTTAGAACTCTGTCGGATAACATCGACTTTTCCACGGCTAATGCAATCGCAGTGGTCATAGAATATGGATAACTTGCATttgtgtttgaaagaaagttctCAGTGTTTTTAAGTTGGCCTTCGTCAAGTTTCTTGAGAAAGTCTCTCCAGCCCAAGTTCGATGATGGTTTACTGTCGCAAAGTTGTTTTACAAACGTAGCGGCGCTTGCTAAGGCAAGAGGTTGATAATCTAATGCATTTGCAACTTTCTTCGCAGTCTCATCGTCAGCGATACCGGAGATGGTGGCCAATAAAGAAGTGGCATCAGATGGCGCCATGCCCTTACTTACAGACATTTGTTTAATGAAACTGTTGTCTGATGGAATAGAAGTGGTGTCCTGAGATGTGATCAGCAATTGACCTTTACTCCAGCAGCTGTTTCCTGTGTCTGGCAAATGAGCATGCATCTCAGGTATGCTGACGACATTGTCAACTAACAGCAGCCACGAATCGTAAAGCTCCACTTTGGTACCTGCTAAAGACTTTATGTAAGCGATTTTCTCCTCCGTCTTCAGGTCTTTGTCATTCAGAGTATTGGTAATTGCATACTCTGAACACTTGAGATGTCGAGCAAAAGAGACATATGAATCTAGAAGCCGGTCAAGGTTAGCAGCATCCAAAGTCATCACAAATGCATCCGTACTTTGCATGAAAATTTGCTCTGCTACGAGGCCAGCCAACTGAGATTTGCCACTTCCAGGATTTCCTGAGATGTAAAGGTAGCTTAGTCGGCTCTCGTTGGTCTCGTTTAGTTTTTTTAACACTTCAGTTATTTTAGCTACCTCATCTTTTCGCGCGGCAACATCGTGCAAAGGCTTCGGTGGAAGAATGCAAAAGGGCGTGGTCTCACTCTGCAATTGATCATTAAGGACTTTGACTTCTTCTAAGCACTGAGTCAAATGCCTGGTGGGAAAATTTGCTTGATTTCTGATTTCTTGGATTTTTCCAGTGGACAGGCCAAGAGCTTCAAACGCACCCTGGACTTTAGCGATTGCACTTTGAAACTTTGGCTTAGAGATTTGGCCTTGAGGCAAATGAGCAAAGACTTCGTTACGGAACGCTCTCAGATCATCTACGTTTGACCGCACTACTGCATCCAGATTACATCCAATACAATCAGAACACAGGATAGCATAAAACAGCATTGTGCAATCCCATTCGGCTCTATTTCCATTGATCATGGTTGCTaatagttttttatttcttttctgcttTCCTGGGGATTCCccgtttttgaagtcttgtccgTTTTGGGCCTCATCTTTCCATTCTCTTAGTGTACTTGCGTAACGATTGTCCCATTCCTGTTTGAAGATTGTTCTTAGACCGTCCGTTAACTCGTTAGTGGTAATGAAACAAACCCTGAAGAAGTTGAGTTGCTCCTCTGTATATTCTGATGTCGAGGTCATTTTTCAACGCCCTGTGTatacaaatcaatttttttaagaacAGAAGAACTTCGAGGTGCATAAAGTTAACCACAGACTGAGTGGAAATTCGGCAGGGATACACATCAAAATTGAAACTGGAAGTCATTAATGTTATCCATTTATGTTACTGTGGCCTAATTTTTTAACTTAATGTTTTAATGAGAAGGATCAAATTGACTGTTTGTACATCAAAGGCGCTCTTTCTTGCGTCTGATTTGAATGGCTCATCTTCGGCTCTACTTCTCTTCTCTCGATTCCTGGGATCTTCTGCGACTTTAACCTTCCTTTGGCGTCACTTTTGCGGAACGCACTAAAAAGTTGTACATCAGCAATgaggaaaatttaaatttttagaTTGAGGTTACTATGATTGAGAACTCTAAACGTTTCTGTTTCTTTAGGCAATCTGATTGCATTTGAATCCCAAAGTAAGCGGAATCTTACTATATATTAATCAGTCATGACCGGGCAAGTTCGTTTTCACACGTGACATGTCATTAACTACATCTATACCCACTTTTCGGAGCTGCTTACATAGCGTAAAAGGATCAATTAGCCAAC belongs to Acropora muricata isolate sample 2 chromosome 9, ASM3666990v1, whole genome shotgun sequence and includes:
- the LOC136927469 gene encoding uncharacterized protein, which translates into the protein MTSTSEYTEEQLNFFRVCFITTNELTDGLRTIFKQEWDNRYASTLREWKDEAQNGQDFKNGESPGKQKRNKKLLATMINGNRAEWDCTMLFYAILCSDCIGCNLDAVVRSNVDDLRAFRNEVFAHLPQGQISKPKFQSAIAKVQGAFEALGLSTGKIQEIRNQANFPTRHLTQCLEEVKVLNDQLQSETTPFCILPPKPLHDVAARKDEVAKITEVLKKLNETNESRLSYLYISGNPGSGKSQLAGLVAEQIFMQSTDAFVMTLDAANLDRLLDSYVSFARHLKCSEYAITNTLNDKDLKTEEKIAYIKSLAGTKVELYDSWLLLVDNVVSIPEMHAHLPDTGNSCWSKGQLLITSQDTTSIPSDNSFIKQMSVSKGMAPSDATSLLATISGIADDETAKKVANALDYQPLALASAATFVKQLCDSKPSSNLGWRDFLKKLDEGQLKNTENFLSNTNASYPYSMTTAIALAVEKSMLSDRVLKHAFNVISLCAPHPLNLDIVTNYIQKVEENSDTNTEGEFKDKDVIGLRIRKSSLLLLEEDNGEIYVRIHQVVRDVIQRLIKQNWETQRFQVVPVSILSLNQFIVDRETDDYTAKEFRLVVPHLRFLSKHVETIFKENDSSEAIKNKIFNLKDYSSYFIAFGLISCVHFDLKAAKRFASLAQKLIAIKEQTLGPQHPDLATSYNNLANVLSGQGDLKQAKEYHERALAIMQQTLGPQHPDVASSYNNLANVLRGQGDLKQAKEYHERALAIRQQTLGPQHPNLASSYNNLATVLSEQGDLKQAKEYHERALAIKEQTLGPQHPNLASSYNNLATVLSEQGDLKQAKEYHERALAIKEQTLGPQHPNLASSYNNLANVLSGQGDLKQAKEYHERALAIRQQTLWPQHPDVASSYNNLANVLSVQGDLKQAKEYHERALAIKEQTLGPQHPDLATSYNNLAEVLSRQGDLKQAKEYHERALAIRQQSLGPQNPDVASSYNNLANILSDQGDLKQAKEYHERALAIKEQTLGPQHPDVASCYNNLANVLSRQGDLKQAKEYHERALAIRQQSLGPQNPDVASSYNNLANILSDQGDLKQAKEYHERALAIKEQTLGPQHPDVASCYNNLANVLSRQGDLKQAKEYHERALAIRQQMLGPQHPDLASSYNNLATVLSDQGDLKQAKEYHECALAIRQQTLGPQHPDVASSYNNLANILSDQGDLKQGKEYHERALAIRQQTLGPQHPDVATCYKNLANVLSRQGDLKQAKEYHERALAIRQQTLGPQHPDLASSYHNLATVLSDQGDVKQAKEYHERALAIRQQTLGPQHPDVASSYNNLANVLSRQGDLKQAKEYHERALAIRQQTLGPQHGNVCRLL